In Mixta intestinalis, the following are encoded in one genomic region:
- the rstA gene encoding two-component system response regulator RstA — translation MNKIVFVEDDPDVGELIAAWLSRHGLDVIVESRGDRAEAVIAREHPDLVMLDIMLPGKDGMTLCRDLRAVWPGPIVLLTSLDSDMNHILSLEMGANDYILKTTPPAVLLARLRLHLRQASATQHDEIAPVINSQKALRFGSLTIDPLNRQVTLGSEIIALSTADYDLLWELAIHAGQILNRDALLKTLRGVSYDGMDRSIDVAISRLRKKLHDSATEPYRIKTIRNKGYLFAPHAWEAHAE, via the coding sequence ATGAATAAAATTGTTTTTGTTGAAGACGATCCTGACGTGGGCGAACTGATTGCCGCCTGGCTCAGCCGTCACGGACTGGATGTGATCGTGGAAAGTCGCGGCGACCGTGCGGAAGCGGTGATTGCCCGTGAGCACCCCGATTTGGTGATGCTGGATATTATGCTGCCCGGCAAAGATGGCATGACGCTCTGCCGCGATCTGCGCGCCGTCTGGCCCGGCCCGATTGTGCTGCTCACCTCGCTGGACAGCGATATGAATCATATTCTGTCGCTGGAGATGGGCGCTAACGACTATATTCTGAAAACCACGCCGCCTGCGGTACTGCTGGCGCGTCTGCGTCTGCATTTACGTCAGGCAAGCGCGACACAGCATGATGAAATCGCCCCGGTGATTAACAGCCAGAAGGCGCTGCGTTTCGGTTCGCTGACGATCGATCCGCTTAATCGCCAGGTCACGTTGGGCAGTGAGATTATCGCCCTCTCCACCGCCGATTATGATTTGCTGTGGGAGCTGGCGATTCACGCCGGACAGATCCTCAACCGCGATGCGTTGCTGAAAACGCTGCGCGGCGTCAGCTATGACGGTATGGATCGCAGCATCGACGTAGCCATTTCACGCCTGCGTAAAAAACTGCATGACAGCGCTACCGAGCCCTACCGCATTAAAACCATTCGCAACAAAGGCTATCTGTTTGCGCCGCACGCCTGGGAAGCGCACGCAGAATGA
- the asr gene encoding acid resistance repetitive basic protein Asr, whose amino-acid sequence MKKLFALVVAAAMGISSVAFAAETTAAPATAPAATATTTTAAPAKAQHKVMHHKHKKAAAQKAQAAKKHHKKAAEPAEQKAQAAKKHHKAAAKPAEQKAQAAKKHHKAAAKPVAQKAQAAKKHHKKAVKATAK is encoded by the coding sequence ATGAAAAAATTATTCGCTCTGGTTGTAGCCGCTGCTATGGGTATCTCTTCCGTTGCCTTTGCCGCTGAAACCACCGCTGCTCCAGCTACCGCGCCTGCCGCAACGGCAACCACCACAACCGCTGCGCCAGCAAAAGCTCAGCATAAAGTGATGCATCATAAACACAAGAAAGCGGCCGCTCAGAAAGCGCAGGCAGCGAAAAAGCATCACAAAAAAGCGGCTGAACCGGCGGAGCAGAAAGCCCAGGCTGCGAAAAAACATCATAAAGCAGCCGCCAAACCGGCAGAGCAGAAAGCTCAGGCCGCTAAAAAACATCACAAAGCAGCGGCAAAACCAGTAGCACAGAAAGCTCAGGCGGCTAAAAAGCACCACAAAAAAGCCGTTAAAGCTACCGCAAAATAA
- the ydgH gene encoding DUF1471 family protein YdgH, with product MKLKNTLLVTALLSSMTLTAQAAQELAPEKAAALKPFERINISGRFNSIGDASAAVSKRADALGAAAFYIQGINDATGNSGNWRVTADLYRADAPAADESHTYRYFSGVKELPKGEAYALEPYDTVSISGFYRSQPDVNEAIGKAAKQKGAASFFIVRQIDANSGGNQYVTAYVYKADAPKRQVQSPNVIPRDSDAGKAALAAGGAAAKQVELPGVASSEAPSSKVGRFFETQTSSVDRYTVTLPSGTKIQEVNAITAAQMQPFDTVTFTGHFGTPTEISEAVAKRAAAKGAKYYHVTRQWQNQSGGNLTVTADLFK from the coding sequence ATGAAGCTGAAGAACACTCTTCTGGTGACTGCCCTGCTGTCTTCCATGACGCTGACCGCCCAGGCGGCGCAGGAGCTCGCACCAGAAAAAGCGGCCGCGTTAAAACCATTCGAACGTATTAATATTAGCGGTCGTTTTAACTCTATTGGCGACGCCAGCGCCGCAGTCTCTAAACGTGCCGACGCCCTGGGCGCCGCTGCTTTCTATATTCAGGGTATTAACGATGCCACCGGTAACAGCGGCAACTGGCGCGTCACCGCCGATCTTTATCGCGCCGATGCGCCTGCGGCCGACGAGAGCCATACCTATCGCTACTTCAGCGGCGTAAAAGAGCTGCCAAAAGGCGAAGCCTATGCGCTGGAGCCTTATGACACGGTTTCCATCAGCGGCTTTTACCGCAGCCAGCCAGACGTAAACGAAGCGATCGGTAAAGCTGCCAAACAGAAAGGCGCGGCCTCATTCTTTATCGTGCGTCAGATTGATGCCAACAGCGGCGGCAACCAGTACGTGACCGCCTATGTTTATAAAGCCGATGCGCCCAAGCGTCAGGTACAAAGCCCGAACGTGATCCCTCGCGATTCCGACGCGGGTAAAGCGGCGCTGGCCGCTGGCGGTGCCGCAGCGAAACAGGTTGAGCTGCCGGGCGTCGCCTCGTCAGAAGCGCCAAGCAGCAAAGTTGGTCGCTTCTTCGAAACCCAGACCAGCTCCGTCGATCGCTATACGGTAACCCTGCCGAGCGGCACCAAAATTCAGGAAGTGAACGCCATTACCGCGGCACAGATGCAGCCGTTTGATACCGTCACCTTTACCGGTCATTTCGGTACGCCAACGGAGATCTCCGAAGCGGTTGCTAAACGCGCCGCAGCCAAAGGAGCGAAGTACTATCACGTGACCCGCCAGTGGCAGAATCAGAGCGGCGGCAACCTCACCGTTACCGCCGATCTGTTTAAATAA
- the pntA gene encoding Re/Si-specific NAD(P)(+) transhydrogenase subunit alpha, whose amino-acid sequence MLIGVPKERLSNEARVAATPKTVEQLLKLGFSVAIEQQAGTAASFEDSAYQQAGATLVDRQQVWQSDIVLKVNAPDDEEIALLREGSTLISFIWPAQNPELMEKLAARKINVMAMDAVPRISRAQSLDALSSMANIAGYRAVVEAAHEFGRFFTGQITAAGKVPPAKVMVIGAGVAGLAAIGAARSLGAVVRAFDTRPEVKEQVQSMGAEFLELDFKEEAGSGDGYAKVMSPEFIAAEMALFAAQAKEVDIIITTALIPGKPAPRLITAEMVAAMKPGSVVVDLAAQTGGNCELTVADKVITSANGVKIIGYTDLPSRLPTQSSQLYSTNLVNLLKLLCKEKNGEIDIDFDDVVIRGVTTVRDGEVTWPAPPIQVSAAPKAAQPETVAPVAETKPAAPWRKYLLLALAIILFASLANVAPAAFLSHFTVFALSCVVGYYVVWNVSHALHTPLMSVTNAISGIIVVGALLQIGHGGWVTFFAFIAVLIASINIFGGFTVTQRMLKMFRKN is encoded by the coding sequence ATGTTAATTGGAGTACCCAAAGAGCGGTTGTCTAATGAAGCACGCGTTGCCGCGACGCCAAAAACGGTAGAGCAGCTGCTGAAGCTGGGATTTAGCGTGGCGATTGAGCAGCAGGCGGGCACCGCAGCCAGCTTTGAAGACAGCGCCTATCAGCAGGCGGGGGCCACACTGGTGGATCGCCAGCAGGTCTGGCAGTCTGATATCGTGCTTAAGGTCAACGCGCCGGATGATGAAGAGATTGCGCTACTGCGTGAGGGCAGCACGCTGATCAGTTTTATCTGGCCCGCGCAGAACCCGGAGCTGATGGAAAAACTGGCGGCCCGCAAGATTAACGTGATGGCAATGGATGCGGTGCCGCGTATTTCCCGTGCGCAATCGCTTGATGCGCTGAGTTCGATGGCGAACATCGCAGGCTACCGTGCGGTAGTGGAGGCAGCGCATGAATTTGGGCGCTTCTTTACCGGCCAGATTACCGCTGCGGGCAAAGTTCCCCCGGCGAAAGTCATGGTCATCGGCGCAGGCGTGGCTGGCCTGGCCGCTATCGGCGCGGCGCGCAGTCTCGGTGCCGTCGTCCGTGCTTTTGATACCCGCCCGGAAGTGAAAGAGCAGGTACAAAGCATGGGCGCGGAGTTCCTCGAACTGGATTTTAAAGAGGAAGCGGGCAGCGGCGACGGCTATGCCAAAGTGATGTCACCCGAGTTTATCGCTGCGGAGATGGCGCTGTTCGCCGCGCAGGCAAAAGAGGTGGATATCATTATCACGACCGCGCTGATTCCGGGCAAACCGGCTCCGCGCCTGATCACCGCTGAGATGGTAGCGGCCATGAAACCTGGCAGCGTGGTAGTGGATCTGGCGGCACAGACCGGCGGCAACTGTGAGCTGACCGTGGCGGATAAGGTGATCACCAGCGCCAACGGGGTGAAAATTATCGGCTATACCGATCTGCCAAGTCGCCTGCCGACGCAATCCTCCCAGCTTTACAGTACCAACCTGGTAAATCTGCTGAAGCTGCTGTGTAAAGAGAAAAACGGCGAGATCGATATCGATTTCGACGATGTGGTTATCCGTGGCGTGACCACGGTACGCGACGGAGAAGTCACCTGGCCTGCGCCGCCGATCCAGGTTTCTGCCGCGCCCAAAGCCGCGCAGCCGGAAACGGTCGCACCGGTGGCAGAGACGAAACCCGCCGCGCCGTGGCGTAAATATCTGCTGCTGGCGCTGGCGATTATTCTGTTCGCCTCCCTTGCTAACGTGGCACCTGCGGCTTTCCTCTCACACTTTACCGTTTTCGCGCTTTCCTGCGTGGTGGGGTATTACGTGGTGTGGAATGTCAGCCATGCGCTGCATACGCCGCTGATGTCGGTAACTAACGCCATCTCTGGCATTATCGTCGTAGGTGCGTTATTGCAAATTGGTCATGGCGGCTGGGTAACCTTCTTTGCCTTTATCGCCGTGCTGATTGCCAGTATCAACATCTTCGGCGGTTTTACCGTCACCCAACGTATGTTGAAAATGTTTCGTAAAAACTAA
- a CDS encoding trypsin-like serine peptidase: protein MRITAVLIVGLLCFPFFTHADDGGDDDGLSPEELQTLFFGHDDRKPIDAADSMPWEAIGQLETESGNLCSATLISTHLALTAGHCLVTPPGILDKPVALRFIASDSGWRYEIHDIQARVNPGLGKKLKADGDGWIVPPSAAPLDYGLIVLRNPPSGITPVPLFAGSRSDLTAALKSSGRKVTQAGYPEDHLDALWSHSGCLITGWAQRSVLSHQCDTLPGDSGSPLLLQTDEGWRLIAVQSSAPAAVDRWRADNRAIAVTAFRDDLEALAAE from the coding sequence ATGCGCATAACGGCTGTGTTAATAGTGGGTTTACTCTGTTTTCCCTTTTTTACCCATGCGGATGATGGCGGCGATGATGACGGCCTCAGCCCGGAAGAACTCCAAACCCTGTTTTTTGGTCATGACGATCGTAAGCCGATCGATGCCGCTGACAGCATGCCCTGGGAAGCTATCGGCCAGCTGGAAACCGAAAGCGGCAACCTCTGTAGCGCTACGCTCATCTCCACTCATCTGGCGCTGACCGCAGGCCATTGCCTGGTAACGCCGCCGGGCATTCTTGATAAACCGGTGGCACTACGCTTTATCGCCAGCGACAGCGGCTGGCGCTATGAAATTCATGATATCCAGGCGCGGGTTAATCCCGGCCTGGGGAAAAAACTAAAGGCTGACGGCGATGGCTGGATTGTGCCGCCTTCGGCAGCGCCGCTGGATTACGGCCTGATTGTGTTGCGCAATCCGCCTTCCGGCATCACGCCGGTGCCGCTGTTTGCCGGTTCACGCAGCGATCTTACCGCCGCGCTGAAAAGCAGCGGGCGTAAGGTTACCCAGGCTGGCTATCCGGAAGATCATCTGGATGCGCTCTGGTCACACAGCGGCTGCCTGATTACCGGCTGGGCGCAGCGTTCAGTGCTGTCGCACCAGTGCGATACCCTGCCTGGCGACAGCGGCTCGCCGCTGCTGCTGCAAACTGACGAGGGCTGGCGGTTGATTGCGGTACAAAGTTCGGCCCCGGCAGCGGTGGATCGCTGGCGCGCCGATAACCGCGCCATTGCCGTGACCGCGTTTCGCGATGATTTAGAGGCGCTGGCCGCAGAGTAA
- a CDS encoding carboxypeptidase M32, producing the protein MTSAYQHLTRTFQRLARFGHLSAIAGWDMQTMMPPAGSQARGEALAELSVLQHQILTDSRMEAWLDAAQQETLNDVEQANLLEMRRAWQQAALLPAALVEAKSIAGSRCEHAWRQQRPANDWQGFAANLQEVVRLSREEAEIRAQAAGCSRYDALLDLYEPGMTSAQLDATFGDLIQWLPDLLERVVAKQSAEPVDIPLGPFPVEAQRQLGLQLMKLLGFDFNAGRLDVSAHPFCGGVPEDVRITTRYNENEFVSAMMGVIHETGHARYEQNLPKTWRGQPVALARSTAIHESQSLFFEMQLARSAPFLQHILPLVSAQMGEQPALTPGNFVRLNQRVKRGFIRVDADEVSYPLHIILRYEIERALIGGDIEVEDIPALWDEKMQRYLGLDTQGNYRDGCMQDIHWTDGAFGYFPTYTLGAMYAAQLFQAVRRALPQLDTQIAAGELQPIFDWLSQNIWRHGSRFPTAQLIAQASGEDLNPQHFRRHLEQRYL; encoded by the coding sequence GTGACATCAGCTTATCAACATCTGACCCGGACTTTTCAGCGCCTGGCGCGCTTCGGTCATCTTTCCGCCATCGCGGGCTGGGATATGCAAACCATGATGCCGCCAGCCGGTAGCCAGGCACGCGGCGAAGCGCTGGCGGAGCTGAGCGTGTTGCAGCATCAGATCCTGACCGACAGCCGCATGGAAGCCTGGTTGGATGCAGCGCAGCAGGAAACGCTGAACGATGTGGAACAGGCCAATCTGCTGGAGATGCGTCGCGCCTGGCAACAGGCGGCATTGCTGCCCGCCGCGCTGGTGGAAGCCAAATCGATTGCCGGTTCACGCTGCGAACACGCCTGGCGCCAGCAGCGTCCGGCTAATGACTGGCAGGGCTTTGCCGCCAATCTGCAAGAAGTGGTGCGCCTCAGCCGGGAAGAGGCGGAAATTCGGGCGCAGGCCGCAGGCTGCTCACGCTATGACGCCCTGCTCGATCTCTACGAACCGGGCATGACCAGCGCGCAGCTGGATGCCACCTTTGGCGATCTGATTCAGTGGCTGCCCGATCTGTTAGAACGCGTTGTGGCGAAACAGTCGGCGGAGCCGGTCGATATACCGTTGGGCCCATTTCCCGTTGAAGCACAACGTCAGCTTGGCCTGCAGCTGATGAAGCTGCTCGGCTTTGATTTCAACGCCGGACGGCTTGACGTCAGCGCCCATCCTTTCTGTGGCGGCGTACCGGAAGATGTGCGCATCACCACGCGCTATAACGAAAATGAGTTCGTCAGCGCCATGATGGGCGTGATTCACGAAACCGGGCATGCCCGTTACGAGCAAAACCTGCCGAAAACCTGGCGTGGACAGCCGGTGGCGCTGGCCCGCTCTACCGCCATTCATGAATCGCAAAGCCTGTTTTTTGAGATGCAGCTGGCGCGCAGCGCGCCGTTCCTGCAACATATTCTGCCGCTGGTCAGCGCGCAGATGGGGGAACAGCCAGCGTTAACGCCCGGTAATTTTGTACGCCTGAATCAGCGGGTAAAACGTGGCTTTATTCGCGTCGATGCCGATGAAGTCAGCTATCCACTGCATATTATTCTGCGTTATGAAATTGAACGGGCGCTGATCGGCGGCGATATTGAAGTGGAAGATATTCCGGCGCTATGGGATGAAAAAATGCAGCGCTATCTGGGGCTGGATACCCAGGGCAACTACCGCGACGGCTGTATGCAGGATATTCACTGGACCGACGGTGCCTTCGGCTATTTCCCTACCTATACGCTGGGCGCGATGTATGCAGCACAGCTGTTCCAGGCAGTCAGGCGCGCCCTGCCGCAGCTGGATACGCAGATTGCCGCTGGCGAATTACAACCGATCTTCGACTGGCTGTCACAGAATATCTGGCGTCACGGCAGCCGCTTCCCCACGGCGCAGCTGATCGCGCAGGCAAGCGGTGAAGATCTGAATCCGCAGCATTTCCGTCGCCATCTGGAGCAGCGCTACCTGTAA
- the rstB gene encoding two-component system sensor histidine kinase RstB, producing MRKLFIQFYLLLFVCFLVMTMLVGLVYKFTAERAGRQSMDDLMKSSLYLMRSELREIPPRDWNKTINNLDLNLSFKLHIEPMSKYHLDPGSMRRLRAGEIVALDDEYTFLQHIPRSHYVLAVGPIPYLFYLHEMRLLDIALLAFIGMSLALPVFIWMRPYWKDMLKLESAAQRFGQGHLDERIHFDNASSLLRLGVAFNQMADNVNTLVTSKKQLIDNIAHELRTPLVRLRYRLEMSDNLSAPESAALNRDIGQLESLIEELLTYARLDRPQVELFLQPVDLAGWLSERIADIRSVHPHYDIALDLPQRENFGVSDTRLMERVLDNLVNNALRYAQQRLRVGLWFDGNLACLQVEDDGPGIPAEERQRVLEPFVRLDPSRDRATGGCGLGLAIVQSVAQALSGFVAIDSSPLGGASVRFCWPVDLPLRGTTAPRP from the coding sequence ATGAGAAAACTTTTTATCCAGTTTTACCTGCTGCTGTTTGTCTGCTTTCTGGTCATGACCATGCTGGTCGGCCTGGTCTACAAGTTCACCGCCGAGCGTGCCGGGCGTCAGTCGATGGACGATCTAATGAAAAGCTCGCTCTATCTGATGCGCAGCGAGCTGCGCGAGATCCCACCGCGCGACTGGAACAAGACCATCAATAATCTCGACCTTAATCTCTCCTTTAAGCTGCATATCGAGCCGATGAGTAAATACCACCTCGATCCCGGCAGCATGCGCCGCCTGCGCGCCGGGGAAATTGTCGCGCTGGATGATGAATACACCTTCCTGCAACATATTCCCCGCAGCCACTATGTTCTGGCGGTGGGGCCGATTCCCTACCTTTTCTATCTGCATGAGATGCGGCTGCTGGATATCGCGCTGCTGGCCTTTATCGGCATGTCGCTGGCGCTGCCGGTGTTTATCTGGATGCGTCCCTACTGGAAAGATATGCTCAAGCTGGAATCGGCGGCCCAGCGCTTCGGTCAGGGGCATCTTGATGAACGCATTCATTTTGATAACGCCTCCAGCCTGCTGCGTCTCGGCGTCGCCTTTAATCAGATGGCGGATAACGTCAATACGCTGGTCACCAGTAAAAAACAGCTGATTGATAATATCGCGCACGAGCTGCGTACGCCGCTGGTGCGCCTGCGCTACCGGCTGGAGATGAGCGACAATCTCAGCGCACCGGAATCCGCCGCGCTTAATCGCGATATTGGTCAGCTGGAGTCGCTGATTGAGGAGCTGTTAACCTACGCCCGCCTCGATCGACCTCAGGTGGAGCTGTTCTTGCAGCCGGTCGATCTTGCCGGCTGGCTCAGCGAGCGCATCGCTGATATTCGTTCGGTGCATCCCCACTACGATATCGCGCTCGATCTGCCGCAGCGCGAAAATTTTGGCGTATCGGATACGCGGCTGATGGAGCGGGTGCTGGATAACCTGGTCAATAACGCCCTGCGCTACGCGCAGCAGCGGCTGCGGGTGGGCCTGTGGTTTGACGGTAATCTGGCCTGCCTGCAGGTGGAAGATGATGGCCCCGGTATTCCTGCCGAAGAGCGCCAACGGGTGCTGGAACCCTTTGTCCGGCTCGATCCCAGCCGCGATCGCGCTACCGGCGGCTGCGGCCTGGGTCTGGCGATCGTGCAATCGGTAGCGCAGGCGCTGAGCGGCTTTGTTGCCATCGACAGCAGCCCGCTGGGCGGTGCCAGCGTTCGCTTTTGCTGGCCGGTTGATTTACCTTTGCGGGGCACGACGGCGCCCCGTCCCTAA
- a CDS encoding amino acid permease — MDKKLGLSALTALVLSSMLGAGVFSLPQNMAAVASPAALLIGWAITGAGILFLSLAMLLLTRLKPELDGGIFTYARDGFGELVGFSSAWGYWLCAVIANVSYLVIVFSALSFFTDSPGHVVFGDGNTWQAMLGASLLLWLVHWLVLRGVQTAASINLLATLGKLVPLGLFVVLAIFAFNLDRFRFDFTGVELGQPVWSQVKQTMLITLWVFIGVEGAVVVSARARNKRDVGKATLLAVLAALCVYLLVTLLSLGIVPRAELAEMRNPSMAGLMTRLIGSWGNAVIALGLVVSVCGAYLSWTIMAAEVPLIAAQQGAFPRSLSRQNRHNAPSASLWLTNGSVQVCLILIWLTNSDYNTLLTIASEMVLVPYFLVGAYLLKLVWGKGQARLTFVALGACLYGLWLLYASGPLHLLLSVILYAPGMLLFLFARRGGRARHALSIAERSAITLLLVGALPASWLLMR, encoded by the coding sequence TTGGACAAGAAATTAGGCCTTAGCGCGCTGACCGCGCTGGTACTCAGCTCAATGCTGGGCGCAGGGGTATTTAGCCTGCCGCAAAATATGGCGGCGGTCGCCAGTCCGGCGGCGCTGTTAATCGGTTGGGCCATCACCGGCGCGGGCATTCTTTTTCTTTCGCTGGCGATGCTGCTGCTGACGCGTCTGAAACCGGAACTGGATGGCGGCATCTTTACCTATGCCCGCGACGGCTTCGGCGAACTGGTCGGCTTCAGCTCCGCCTGGGGTTACTGGCTCTGCGCGGTGATCGCCAACGTCTCCTATCTGGTCATTGTTTTTTCTGCGCTAAGTTTCTTTACCGATTCACCGGGGCATGTCGTTTTTGGCGACGGCAATACCTGGCAGGCGATGCTCGGTGCCTCACTGCTGCTGTGGCTGGTACACTGGCTGGTTCTGCGCGGCGTACAAACCGCCGCCAGCATCAACTTGCTCGCCACGCTCGGCAAGCTGGTGCCGCTTGGGCTGTTTGTCGTGCTGGCAATCTTTGCCTTTAATCTCGATCGCTTCCGCTTTGATTTCACCGGCGTCGAGCTGGGACAACCGGTCTGGAGCCAGGTGAAGCAGACGATGCTGATCACCCTGTGGGTATTTATCGGCGTTGAAGGCGCGGTAGTGGTTTCCGCCCGCGCGCGCAATAAGCGCGACGTCGGAAAAGCGACGCTGCTGGCGGTGCTGGCTGCGCTCTGCGTCTATCTGCTGGTAACCCTGCTGTCGCTGGGCATTGTGCCGCGCGCCGAGCTGGCGGAGATGCGCAATCCGTCAATGGCGGGATTGATGACCCGCCTGATTGGTTCCTGGGGCAACGCCGTTATCGCACTGGGCCTGGTGGTTTCGGTATGCGGTGCCTACCTGAGCTGGACCATCATGGCGGCTGAAGTGCCGTTGATCGCAGCGCAGCAGGGCGCATTTCCACGCAGCCTGAGCAGGCAGAATCGCCATAACGCCCCGTCCGCCTCGCTGTGGCTGACTAACGGCAGCGTGCAGGTGTGCCTGATCCTGATCTGGTTGACCAATTCTGACTACAACACGCTGCTGACTATCGCCTCGGAAATGGTGCTGGTGCCCTATTTTCTGGTCGGTGCCTATTTGCTGAAGCTGGTATGGGGAAAAGGCCAGGCGCGCCTGACTTTTGTAGCGCTTGGTGCCTGTCTGTACGGGCTGTGGCTGCTGTACGCTTCCGGCCCGCTGCACCTGCTGCTGTCGGTGATACTCTACGCGCCAGGCATGCTGCTGTTCCTGTTTGCCCGCCGCGGCGGCAGAGCGCGGCATGCGCTCAGTATTGCCGAGCGCAGCGCTATTACCCTACTGCTCGTGGGCGCGCTGCCAGCATCGTGGTTGCTAATGCGATAA